GCCCCACGGCACGGGCCTGTGCCCGCCTGGGAGCCATCCCGGCCGCACTCGGGTCCTCGCCGTGCGCCACGGCACGGTGGCGGCCAGGGGGCGGGCAGGCGTACCGGGCCGGGCGCCCCCATCCGAGGCGCGGCGGTGGTGTAAGGATCGCGGGGTGCCGTTGCTGCGAACCTCCACGCTGATCGAGGCCGAGCCGCCCACCGTCGCCGCCGCCCTGCGGATGAATCTCGAGGCGGCACGCACCGAGGCCGCCGGGGTGCGCATCGAGACGGCGGGCGGGCGTGCCCTGCTGGGTGAGGGCGACCTGCTGAGCTTCGACGTCCCCACCTGGCTGGGGGCCCGCGTGCCGGTGCGGACCAGGCTGACCACGGTGCGGCCGACCGAGCTGCGGGCCGAGGCGGTGCCCGGGTCGCGGTGGCAGCTCGACCATCGGATCACCCTCGCGGTGACCGGGGCGGGCACGCTGCTCACCGAGTCGCTGCGCTGGTCCTGGACCGGTGGAGCGCTGGACGGGCTGCTCGACGCCGTCGCGGCCCGTCGAATGATCCTGCGCCTGTTCGCCGCCAGGGAGACTTCGGTCCGGGCGGTCGCCGGGCGCCTGCGGGACGCCGAGGTGGTCGTCGGCGCCGCGGTGCTGCGGGGCGCGACGGTGCTGGCCGCGCAGCGGGCGAAGCCGTCCTCGCTGGCCGGGCGCTGGGAGCTGCCGGGCGGCTCGGTCGAGTCGGGGGAGACGGAACAGGACGCCGTGAAACGGGAATGCCGGGAAGAACTGGGCGTGCGGGTTCGGGTGGGCGCCCGGATCGGCCCCGACCTGCCGCTGCGGGACGGGCGGGTGCTGCGGATCTACCTCGCCCAGCTCGAGAAGGGGCAGGCTCCCGCACCGGACCGGGCGAAGTACGACGGAGCAGGCTCGGACGGCCCCGGCGTGGTCGTGCCAGGACCGGCCGGGCCGGGCGACGGCGGCCAGGGGCCTGCGGGCTCGACCCCCGTCGCCGCCGACCCGGTACAGTCCGAACCCGGTGACCTCGCCGCGGCCCGCCCGCCCGCAGGCTCCCGCCCGCCGGACGATGGCGCCGGGGGTGCCGCCGCCCGTCCCGAGGCTGCGGAACCGGAGGCCCGCGAGCACCGGGAGCTTCGGTGGCTGCCCGCCGACCGGCTCGGCGAGGTCGACTGGCTGCCCGCCGACCTGGACGTCCTGCCCGACCTGGGGCGACTGCTCACCGAGCGTGCCGCACGACGTCGCACGAAGGAGGGAATTCCGCGCTGAGGAACCACGCCGCGACCCGGCTGGGAGCGGTCGGAGCGCGGCAGGCGAGCCGGGGGTCCGCCGTCCGGGGCGCGGCCCGTCCGGCGGCGGTGACCGGCGGATTTCGCGGCGGCGTGACCAAGCAGGCAGCGGGCCGGTCGCCTGGGCGCGGTAGTCTGTGCTAGGCCGCGAGTGCGCATCGCCGGCGGCCGCAGAACCATCTAGCGAGTCAGCAGCGACTCACAGCCGAGTCGTCGAGACTCACAGCCCTTCTCCACCCCCAGCAATTCATCAGGAGCTTCCGCGTGCCCGCCTCCAGCGTCGCCACCGCCGAGCTGACCAGGACCGATCTTCGTAACATCGCCATCGTGGCCCACGTCGACCACGGCAAGACCACGCTGGTCGACGCGATGCTGCGTCAGTCGGGTGCCTTCTCCGACCGCGCCGAGCTCGTCGACCGAGTCATGGACTCGGGCGAACTCGAACGCGAGAAGGGCATCACGATCCTCGCGAAGAACACGGCGATCCGCCGGGAGACGCCGCAGGGTCCGGTGACCATCAACGTGGTCGACACCCCCGGCCACGCCGACTTCGGCGGCGAGGTCGAGCGCGGCCTGTCCATGGTCGACGGCGTCGTCCTCCTCGTCGACGCCAGCGAGGGACCGCTGCCGCAGACCCGGTTCGTGCTGCGCAAGACGCTGGCCGCCGGACTGCCCGTCGTCCTGGTCGTCAACAAGGTCGACCGCCCGGACGCCCGGATCGCCGAGGTGGTCGAGGAGACCCACGACCTGCTGCTCGACCTCGCAGGCGACCTCGACCAGGTCGATCTCGACCTCGACGCCCTGCTTGACCTCCCCGTCATCTACGCCTCGGCTCGCGCCGGTCGCGCCAGCCTGACGGCCCCGGAGGACGGCGGACTACCGGACAGCGAGGACCTCACTCCGCTGTTCGACGTGCTCATGGAGCACGTGCCCGCCCCCACCGGCGACCCGGACGCGCCGCTGCGCGCGCTGGTCACCAACCTGGACGCCTCGAACTTCCTCGGCCGGATCGCGCTGTGCCGGGTGCACGCGGGACGCATCCGCAAGGGCGCGACCGTCTCCTGGTGTCGTGAGGACGACACGGTGTCGCGGGTCAAGGTCACCGAGCTGCTGATGGCCAAGGCGTTGGACCGCGTTCCCGCCGAAGAGGCCGTCGCGGGCGACCTGGTCGCCATCGCGGGCATCCCGGACATCACCATCGGCGACACCCTCGCCGACCTGGAGGACCCGCAGCCGCTGCCCAGGATCACCGTCGACGAGCCCGCCATCTCGATGACCATCGGCGTGAACACCTCGCCGCTGGCCGGTCGCAACGGCGGCACCAAGCTCACCGCGCGGCTGCTGAAGAGCAGGCTCGACTCCGAACTGGTCGGCAATGTCAGCGTGCGGGTGCTGCCCACCGAGCGGCCGGACACCTGGGAGGTGCAGGGCCGAGGCGAGCTGGCCCTGGCCATCCTCGTCGAGCAGATGCGGCGGGAGGGCTTCGAGCTGACCGTCGGCAAGCCGCAGGTCGTCACGCGGATGATCGACGGCAAGCTGCACGAGCCGTTCGAGCGGCTCACCATCGACATCCCCGAGGAGTTCCTCGGCGCCCTGACCCAGCTCCTGGCCAACCGCAAGGGTCAGATGGAGCAGATGGGCGGCCACGGCAGCGGTCGGATGCGGCTCGACTACCTGATCCCGGCCCGAGGCCTGATCGGCTTCCGCACCGAGTTCCTCACCGAGACGCGCGGGACCGGCATCGCCAACCACGTCTTCCACGGCTACGAGCGCTGGGTCGGCGAGCTGCGCACCCGGCACAGCGGCTCCCTGGTTTCGGACCGGACCGGCGCGGTGACGGCGTACGCGATGATCCAGCTCGCCGACCGGGGAACCTTCTTCGTCGAGCCCGGCGTCGACGCCTACGAGGGCATGGTCGTGGGGGAGAGCCCCAGGGCAGAAGACCTGGACATCAACGTCACGCGCGAGAAGAAGCTCACCAACATGCGCTCCTCCTCCGGTGACGAGCTGGAGCGGCTGGCCAGGCCGCGCAAGCTCGGCTTGGAGGAGGCGCTGGAGTTCTGCTCCTCGGACGAGTGCGTCGAGGTCGCTCCGGAGGTCATCCGGGTGCGCAAGCTGATCCTCGACTCCACGCAGCGCGGTCGGGAGCGGGCCCGCAGCAAGGCCCGCGACGCCTGAGCAGAGCAACGCGCGGCGTCCTGGGACGTCCTCTCACAGAGTGCTCCGGCGGTGTCCTGGAACACTCCGGGCCTCTTCGAGGGTCCGGTCGGCGTCGGTCTGGCACCCTCGACATCGTTTCACGCCGGGGTTGCCTGCGGCGGCCCTCGCTCCGGACGGAGTGAAGGCCGCCCGGCTCTGATGAGGAGGTTCGCGCGGTGGCTCGTTCCGCAGGATTTCGCGGGGGTCGCGCCTGGCTCCTGCGACGGGGACGTGCCCTGTTCGCGCACCGCAGACCCGCACTCGTCCCGCACGGCGAGTTCCCGCTCGGCCCGGTACGGGCGTCGGTCCGCTCCACGAGGGCGGCACTGCCCATCCGGGCCCGAGCGGCGGCGCGGCCCGGCCTGCCCGCGTCGTGGCGAAGGCCGCCCGGCAGGGCGGGACTGACGTCGATCCTGTTGATCGGGCTGCTCACCGCCTGCACCACGCCGCCGCCCCCGCTGGTCGATCCGACCGAGGTGTCCGCCCTTCCCTCGGAGGAGATTCCCAGTGAGATCGTGATCGGGGTCGACAGCTTCTCCGGCGGCTTCAACCCGCACCGACTGGCCGACCTCTCCACGCCCACCACGGCACTCGCCAGCCTGCTGCTGCCCTCGGTCTTCCGACCGGGGCCCGACGGGCTGCCGAGACTCGACACCACGCTGATGAGCGGCGCCGAGGTCGTCGACTCCGCTCCCTTCACGGTGCGATACGACATCCGGCCGGACGCCTCCTGGTCCGACAGCGCTCCGATCGCCGCTGAGGACTTCGTCTATCTCTGGGAGCGGATGCGTTCCGAGCCCGGCGTGGTGGACGCGGCGGGCTATCGGCTCATCGAGGACATCATCCCCGGCGACGGCGGCAAGACGGTGGAGGTGATCTTCGACCAGCCCTATCCGGGATGGCAGTCGTTGTTCACCCATCTGCTGCCCGCACACCTCATCAAGGACGCCCCCGGCGGCTGGCAGCGGGCACTGGCGCAGCGATACCCGCTCTCCGGCGGCCCGTTCACGATGACGGCCTTCGACCGGGGGCGGGGCGAGATCGTGCTGGAGCGCAACGACCGGTACTGGGAGCAGCCGAGTGACGTGCTGCGGCTCGTCCTGCGGGAAAACAGTCATCCGGGCCTGACCGACTCCCTGGCCAGCGGAGACAACCAGCTTGCCGTGCTCGGCGCGGACGCGGTGGCGCTCAACATGATCGCCGAGGCCGAGGCGGAGCCGCCGCTGGAGACACGCAGCCTGCCGCGCACCGAGACGGCTCAGGTGCTGCTTCGGCCCGCGAGCCCGGTGCTGGCGGACGACGAGCTGCGTCAGGCGGTCGGCGCCGCGCTCGACCGGGACGCGCTGATCGCGATCGGCACGCGCAGCGGACCCTCGGCCGACCTGGTCGCGAACTCGCAGGTGCTGGCGCCGTCGGAGCCCGGTTACACCCCGACCCGGCCCAGGGGCTCGACGCTGGGTGCCGGGGACCCGACTCGGCTGCACGATCTGCTCGACGACGAGGGATACGCCGTCACCGACGGCTGGTGGGAGCGCGACGGCGAACGGCTTCGGCTGGTGGTCGCGGCGCCCGCCGATCAGGAGCCCTACAGCTCCCTCGCCGGGCACGTCGCACGCCAGCTACGCGATGTCGGAATCGAGGCCGAGGTCGTTCGACCCCCCTCAGCGGAGCTGTACGACGAGATGTTGCAGCAGGATGACGGGACCGTGTCGTCGCAGGACGGTGCCGACGAGGATTCGTCGACGGCCGACGAGGAGTCCGGCTCCGCGTCGGCGGACATCGCGGTGGTGCCGATGGGTCTCGGGGCCGATCCGGCCGCCACGCTGGCGACCCGGCTGGGCTGCCCGGTGCCGATCGAGGACTCGAATGCGCCGCCGCCCGTCAACCTCGCCGGGTTCTGCGACGAGGAGGTCGATTCGGTGCTCGACGCGGCCCTGACCGGCCGGATTCCGCTGGCAGAGGCCCGCGCGGAGCTGGAGCCGATCCTTTGGGACAGCGCCGTCGTCCTGCCGCTCTTCCAGCTCGCCGACACGGTCGTCTTCGGTTCCGGGATGAGTGGCGCCGAGACGTGGCGCCCCTATCTCGGACCGTTCGCGGGTGCCTCCCAATGGCAGCGGGACGGCAGCTGACCGCGCGGCCGCGATCGGTGTTCCCGCTCAGGCGAACAATGGGCTACCGTCGGGTAACCTGACGGCAAAATTGTTCAAAAAACGGACATGCCCGTTCGGTCAGCGGCCGCATACCGTGTGCAATCACGGAGTTACCTTTTGGTCACGATCGGTCGTCTACGGGTGGCAGGCACCCTGCCGAGTTCCTAGCGTTCCCGCCAACGGTGCGCGGGTGACCACACCATGCGCGCTGATGTCTCGGGTCGTGACCGTCCTTCCAGTGGCGGGGAGCGATTCAGTGCTAGGAGGGCACGAACCATGAGGAGAAGGAAGACGGTCGCCGCGATCGCGGTGTCCGTCAGTGCGGCTCTTGTTCTGGGAGCCTGCAGTGGCGGGGGCGACAACGGGGGCGGCGGAGGCGCCGGACTCGACGACAGCAGCCAGACCGGTGCGAAGGGCGACAACGGCGACGGTACCTACAACGCGCCTGAGGTCGAGCCGGGCGGGCCCGTCTCGATCACCCACGATGCGCCGTTCACCACGTACAACAACTCGGCGGCGTCGGGCAACAACTTCAACAACACGCTGGTCCTGACGTCGGTGCTGACCACCCCGTTCAAGATCGACGACCAGCTCCAGATCATGTTGAACGCCGACGTGATGGAGTCCGCCGAGGTCATCCAGGAAGACCCGCAGATCGTGGAGTACGTGATCCGCGAGGGCGTGACCTGGTCCGACGGCGAGGCCTGGGACTGCGACGACTTCTACCTCAGCT
The Actinoalloteichus fjordicus DNA segment above includes these coding regions:
- a CDS encoding NUDIX domain-containing protein, which gives rise to MPLLRTSTLIEAEPPTVAAALRMNLEAARTEAAGVRIETAGGRALLGEGDLLSFDVPTWLGARVPVRTRLTTVRPTELRAEAVPGSRWQLDHRITLAVTGAGTLLTESLRWSWTGGALDGLLDAVAARRMILRLFAARETSVRAVAGRLRDAEVVVGAAVLRGATVLAAQRAKPSSLAGRWELPGGSVESGETEQDAVKRECREELGVRVRVGARIGPDLPLRDGRVLRIYLAQLEKGQAPAPDRAKYDGAGSDGPGVVVPGPAGPGDGGQGPAGSTPVAADPVQSEPGDLAAARPPAGSRPPDDGAGGAAARPEAAEPEAREHRELRWLPADRLGEVDWLPADLDVLPDLGRLLTERAARRRTKEGIPR
- the typA gene encoding translational GTPase TypA; protein product: MPASSVATAELTRTDLRNIAIVAHVDHGKTTLVDAMLRQSGAFSDRAELVDRVMDSGELEREKGITILAKNTAIRRETPQGPVTINVVDTPGHADFGGEVERGLSMVDGVVLLVDASEGPLPQTRFVLRKTLAAGLPVVLVVNKVDRPDARIAEVVEETHDLLLDLAGDLDQVDLDLDALLDLPVIYASARAGRASLTAPEDGGLPDSEDLTPLFDVLMEHVPAPTGDPDAPLRALVTNLDASNFLGRIALCRVHAGRIRKGATVSWCREDDTVSRVKVTELLMAKALDRVPAEEAVAGDLVAIAGIPDITIGDTLADLEDPQPLPRITVDEPAISMTIGVNTSPLAGRNGGTKLTARLLKSRLDSELVGNVSVRVLPTERPDTWEVQGRGELALAILVEQMRREGFELTVGKPQVVTRMIDGKLHEPFERLTIDIPEEFLGALTQLLANRKGQMEQMGGHGSGRMRLDYLIPARGLIGFRTEFLTETRGTGIANHVFHGYERWVGELRTRHSGSLVSDRTGAVTAYAMIQLADRGTFFVEPGVDAYEGMVVGESPRAEDLDINVTREKKLTNMRSSSGDELERLARPRKLGLEEALEFCSSDECVEVAPEVIRVRKLILDSTQRGRERARSKARDA
- a CDS encoding ABC transporter family substrate-binding protein, coding for MARSAGFRGGRAWLLRRGRALFAHRRPALVPHGEFPLGPVRASVRSTRAALPIRARAAARPGLPASWRRPPGRAGLTSILLIGLLTACTTPPPPLVDPTEVSALPSEEIPSEIVIGVDSFSGGFNPHRLADLSTPTTALASLLLPSVFRPGPDGLPRLDTTLMSGAEVVDSAPFTVRYDIRPDASWSDSAPIAAEDFVYLWERMRSEPGVVDAAGYRLIEDIIPGDGGKTVEVIFDQPYPGWQSLFTHLLPAHLIKDAPGGWQRALAQRYPLSGGPFTMTAFDRGRGEIVLERNDRYWEQPSDVLRLVLRENSHPGLTDSLASGDNQLAVLGADAVALNMIAEAEAEPPLETRSLPRTETAQVLLRPASPVLADDELRQAVGAALDRDALIAIGTRSGPSADLVANSQVLAPSEPGYTPTRPRGSTLGAGDPTRLHDLLDDEGYAVTDGWWERDGERLRLVVAAPADQEPYSSLAGHVARQLRDVGIEAEVVRPPSAELYDEMLQQDDGTVSSQDGADEDSSTADEESGSASADIAVVPMGLGADPAATLATRLGCPVPIEDSNAPPPVNLAGFCDEEVDSVLDAALTGRIPLAEARAELEPILWDSAVVLPLFQLADTVVFGSGMSGAETWRPYLGPFAGASQWQRDGS